The Campylobacter concisus DNA window CGATTAGCCCAGATGTAAATGAGCCACCGATGTCAAAGCGCTTCATCTTTGGCGTTAGCGAAAAGCCAGCTGGATCAGCCTTTGTAAAGATAAGCGTTAGTTTTTCATCGTTTCTTAGTCTAAACTCACTTGTTATGCCACTTCCCACAAGTATCTCAAAACCATCTAGCTCTTTATCTTTTAAAGCTTCATTTACGACTGAGTTTATCTGTTTTTCATCTTTAAAATTTACGCCATAAACCAGTCCGCCCTCAAGTGCATTTGCCGAGCGGTAAATGACCTGTGTGCTTATAAATGGACTAAATTTTAGGTCGCTAAATCTAGCCTTTAGCTCATCAACAAAGCCATCATCAATAGAGCCTTTAAAGGCACTTTGAATGGTTATTGGATAGTTCATCGTAAAAAGTTTGCGCTCAAATTCTTTGTCAAATCCATTCATAATCGCCATTGCAACGATCAAAACCATAAGTCCGATGCTAACACCAAGAAAGGCAAGCAAGGCACTTAGGGTGATAAATGGCTGAGTTTTATCAAATCTTAAATATTTAAAAAGTAGGTACTTTGGTAAGCTTGTCATCAAATAGCCTTTAAAAGATTAAGGCGCTTTTGGCGCCTTAAAAGTAGAAATTTTAAGCAAATATGCCTTTTTTAGGGCCACTTTTTCCGTGGCAATCTTTATATTTTTTACCGCTTCCACAAGGGCATGGAGCGTTTCTTGGTATCTTTTTTTCAGGCGTAAATTTATCATCCTCGCCTTGGTTGTTGTAGCTTAAATTTTCATTTTCAGCATTTTGACTAGCTTCAAGCATCATTCTAGCTTGCTCTTCTTGCTCCTCACGACTCTTAAATCTTACAACCTGAAGCGTCTTAACACTCTCACTTTTTAGCCTGCTAACTAGCTCCATAAAGAGGTTATAGCTCTCTTTTTTGTATTCAACAAGCGGATCTTTTTGATTATACCCTCTAAGTCCGATACCGGTTTTTAGGATATCCATTTGATAAAGGTGCTCTCTCCACGCATTATCAAGTACTTGAAGGTATAGAATTTTCTCTATCTCTTTTCTTTGATCTTCATTTAGAATGCTCATTTTTTCGTTATATCTTACTTCAAAAATTTGCGCAATCTTTTCTATTAGCTCATCATACTCTAGGCCTTTTAACTCGCTCTCGTCTATCTCTTCGCCACAATCTGCAAGGATGATAGAGCATAAATTTTTAATATCAAAGTCATCTTTCAAGCCGCCATGGAAAATTTCAGCTGTATCAAGTAAATTTGCAGCGTACTCTTTTCTATTTTGAGCTATCTTTTCGCTCATATCGTAGTTTTTATCAAGTAGCTCGTCGCGGTATTTGTAGATAGTTTTTCTTTGCTCATTTGCCACGTCGTCATACTCAAGCAAGTGCTTTCTAGCCTCAAAGTGCAAGCTCTCAACTTTTTTTTGGGCATTTTCAACAGCTCTTGTTACCATGCGACTCTCGATACTCTCGCCCTCGTCGATACCAAGCCTATCCATGATCGCTTTTATACGGTCGCTACCAAAAATTCTTAAAAGATTATCTTCAAGACTTAGATAAAATCTACTCATACCAGGATCACCCTGACGTCCAGCACGGCCACGGAGCTGATTGTCTATCCTTCTACTCTCGTGCCTTTCGGTGCCTATGATATATAGACCGCCTAAATTTCTAACCTCATCATCGATCCTGATATCAACACCGCGTCCTGCCATATTTGTAGCGATAGTCACAGCACCTTTTACACCAGCTTGAGCGATGATTTCGGCCTCTTTTTCGTGGTTTTTAGCATTTAGCACAGAGTGTGGGATGCCAGCCTTTTTAAGCATCTCGTGAAGCACTTCACTGCGCTCGATACTTGCAGTTCCTACAAGTACTGGCTGACCCTTTTCGTGAGCCTTTTTGACTTCATCGATGACAGCTTTAAATTTTTCATTTTGAGTTTTATAGATAAGATCGTTTTGATCGATCCTTTTAACTGGCAGGTTTGTAGGGATCGAGATAACTTCAAGGTTATAAATTTGAGAAAACTCAGTGGCCTCAGTTTGAGCTGTACCAGTCATACCCGCAAGCTTTTTATACATCCTAAAGTAGTTTTGGTATGTTGTATCAGCTAGCGTTTGGCTCTCTTCTTGGATTTTTACGCCCTCTTTTGCCTCAAGCGCTTGGTGAAGCCCCTCACTAAAGCGTCTGCCTTCGCTTAGACGTCCAGTAAATTCATCAACAATGACTACCTCGCCATCTTTTACGACATAATGAACATCTTTTTCAAAAAGATTGTGAGCTTTTAGAGCTTGATCTAAGTGGTGGCTTAGTATGGCATTTTCAAGGTTATATAAATTTTCAACACCAAATAATTTTTCAGCCTTGCTGATGCCAGCTTCTGTGATCATTATCGTTCTATTTTTTTCATCGACTATAAAGTCCCCTGTTGGCTTTGAGCCTGGCACATTTGGATCAGCTGGAGTGCCTCTGGTAAGCTGTTTTGCGACTTGATCGGCTCTTATGTAGCCATCAAGCGTGCGGTTTGTTGGACCAGAGATTATAAGTGGTGTTCTAGCCTCATCTATCAATATACTATCGACCTCATCCACGATAACGAAGTTATGACCTCTTTGCACCTTTTGACCAGCTTCAAATTTCATATTGTCACGAAGGTAGTCAAAGCCAAATTCTGAGTTTGTACCGTATGTTATGTCGGCGTTATAGGCAGCTTGCCTTACCTCGTCGTCGTATCCGCCGCTTAGTATTACATCAACGCTTAAGCCTAAAAAGTTATAAAGCTCGCCCATTTGCGTAGCATCACGCTTTGCAAGGTAGTCGTTTACGGTCACTACGTGCACACCCTTGCCGCTCATCGCGTTTAATATAACTGGCAAAGTTGCCACCAAGGTCTTACCCTCGCCCGTTTTCATCTCAGCGATCCTGCCCTCGTTTAGTACCATGCCGCCTATTAGCTGTACGTCAAAATGGCGCATCTTAAGCACCCTTTTGCTAGCCTCTCTAACGATCGCAAAAACATCATTTAAAATTTCATCTAAAGTGACTTTTTCTTCTACTACTTGGGCTTTTAGCTCATTAAATTTGATCTTAAGCTCATCATCGCTCATCTTCTCATAAGTAGGCTCTAGCGCATTTATCTGCGCCACACGTTTTATATATTTTTTGACTTCTCTATCGTTTTTCGTGCCAAAAATCTTTCTAAATACCGATGAAATCATTACTTTACCTTCCTAAATTTTTAAACTTTGGATATTAGCATAGTTTAACTATTTATTTAATTAAACTGGGCTAGAATACGCCAAAAAAGGATAAAAAATGAGAAAATTTCTAGTTGCATCTCTCGTCGCAGTTTGCTCATTTGGTGCTGGCTTAAATTTTAAAAGCCTGCAAAGCGACTTTACGCAAACTGTCTTTAGCGAGGGCAAAAGTATAAATTATAAGGGTAGATTTTACGCAAAAAACGACAATACTGCACTTTGGATATACGAAAGTCCAACGCCAAAGAGAATTTATTTTAACAAAGAACGTGTGATCGTTATTGAGGACGAGCTTGAGCAAGCCATCATTTCAAAGCTTGATGATACGCCAAATTTGACGCAAGTTTTGGCTCATGCGGAGCAAATTCAACCAACACTTTACAAAGCGATATATGACGGAGTTGAATACTTTATAACTATTAAAAACACGCTTCCAACGACGATTGACTATAAAGATAAACTTTCAAATAAGATAAAAATAACTCTAAGCAACCCAGTAAAAGACGCGCTCATACCACAAGAGACGCTAACTCCTGTCATTCCTCAAGGTTACGACATTGTAAATCAATAAATTTGGCTAGCTTTAGCCAAATTTACTCACTTCTCTCCAAAATCTTTTCCAAATTCTTGAACATTATTTAGATCGATAGGCTTTTGAACTACGTCATTTGGATCTGGAGAGATGATAATCTCATTGCCCTTTTTCTTCTTTTCTGGTTTTGCTACAATCTCTTCATTAACACTTGGATCAGAGCATAAATTTTGGCTTTTTATTGCTTTTATGATCTCGCTTAGTTCAAGATTATTTATCACTTTTATATTTAAGATAAGCACATCATCGATATCAAGAGAGTGCTTTTTGGCTGCGTATTTTATGAAAAGCTCTTTAAATTTCTCTTTTCCCATTGAGGTTAAAATATCCTCCACGTAAAAGCTACCAACTATTATGTTTAAAGCATCAAGAACATACGCTTCATTTTCTTCAATATCACGTCCGACAACTTCAAGGTTCATATTTATCTTTTTTGTTAAATTTTGTCCAGCTTTTGAGTAGATATCTGTTTGAAAATCTCTTACTTTTAGCACGTCTGCAAACGCAAAAACACAAAAAGCAAGGCTTAAAAATAGCTTTTTCATAAATTCTCCTTAATATGCAAAAATACGTTTTCTTGGTAAAATTTCTTAACTTCGTCGTCAATTTTAACCACTTTTCTTAAATGCTGCCTAAAATCACTTTTTTTATCATAAAAAAGTTTTAAATTTTTAGGACTTACTGCACGAGAAAGTGCGACGTAGAGTTGTCCTTTGGCAAAAATATGGTTGATATTGCAAATGAGCGAGTTTATGCTCATTCCTTGAGATTTGTGGATAGTTAGAGCATAAGCAAGCTTAAATGGAAACTGATAGAGCGATGCCTGTACATTTTCTTCGATCTCATCTTCGTTTAAATTTAACGAACTAAATATATAAGCGGCTTTTTCTATCTCGCAAATTTCGCCGCTATCTTTTTTCACGATCACGCTTGAGATGATGCCGTTTTCTTTTAAGATTTGCATGATCTTGCCTTGCTCGCCGTTATAGTACTCACCCCATTTATTTGATGTAAAGATGATCTTAGCGCCTATCTTCATCTCCAAATCTCTTGAGATATTTAGTGTATTTGCCCATTTTTCAAACTCTTTTTTATCTAAATTTTCATCCAAAATGCTCACATCTGAGTTTGAAATTTCAAGTGGCGTGTCAAGTTCTGAAAGCCTTTTTTGATTTAGCATTTCAGCCTCGGCGTTTCTGCCAAAAAGCACACTTGTATCATCATCTGGCTCTATCTTGGTCACTCTTAAACTCTCTATATAGCTCATTATTTCATCATCTAGCTCGCCTACTCTAAGACGAGAGAGAATCTCATAAAATTTAAGATCGTTTGTACGTTTCGAGACTAGTAACTCAACATTTGTAAATTTCATATCCTCCCACGCACTGGAGTTAAAAGCATATAAAAAATTAAAAAGCCTATTTTCGTTTTGTTCCCTTTGCACTGGTGGAAGCTGATAAAAATCACCCACTATAAGCACCCTACCTTTAAATTTGGAAGTAAGTAGTCGGTATCTTATCATCTCCATTAAATCTGAGCTCACCATTGAAATTTCATCAATTACAAGCAGATCACATGCATCAAGCATATTTCTTAGCTTGCTTAGTTTGTCTTTTTGATGATAGTCAAAGCGCCTTAGCTCCTCATAGTCCTTACAGTAGCCAAATTTAAAAAAACTATGCAAGCTAACTCCTCCAAGGCTAACGGCACTTATACCAGTTGAGCCAAGGATTATGACGTTTTTAAAATTTTCTTTGTAGTGTCTGATGACGGAGGCGGTTAAATAGCTCTTGCCAACACCGCCGCCGCCTGTTAAAAAGACGTTTGAGCGAGATAAAATTTCTAAAATTTGCTCTTTCATTTACTCAAACATCTCTGGGCGATACTCAAAGTGCATCGTATCAAAGTGCTTCCAGCGTCCGCCCCAGATAAATTTATGTTTCTCGAAAACTCGCACGATCTTTTCAGGGATCAAATTCTCATAGCCCTTGCTCCACTGCCAGTAATGGCTCTTTTTCACATTTATATCGATCGCAATACCGTAGCTGTGCGGACTCAAGCGGTTTGTGCCAGCGATCACTCGCCACTTAAATGTTCCACCTAGATTTTTTAAATACTCAAGCAAGCTCGCATCACTTTTTACCATATCGTTTAGCTCATTACTTACATCTTGTAAAGCGGCTGCAGCTCCATTTTTAGAGTTAAATTTCAAAGGCAAATTTAAAAAGTCCTTTAGCCAGATGACATTTACTAAATTTGCTTTTACCTCACTCTCGCTTGAGCCATAAATTTTGCCTAAAAATTCATAATTTCTACATCTGCCAGCATCACTTAGTGCGGTGCTAAGCGGCGAAAATGCAGCGTAATCAAGCGCATTCATATCCTCTATATCAGCACCGATACTACACTCATCATCTTTTTGTTTAAAGTCATCATAGACAAATATTGTTCCATCACCTAATTTGACCAAATTATCCTCAACCTTAACACCATAAGCCCTTTGCAAAGCTGAAATTTTTCTAGCTTTATCGCTTATGACATTTTCCGGCTTTATCACATTTATAGAGTCCACCTTTGAAATGAGTAAATTTGAGTTTTGTATATCGCTTCTGTTTTGTCCGATATTTAGCGTAGTTACTGCCGTAGCACCGATTAACGCTCTGCCGTTATTTTCGGTTTTTAGTCCCCAAGCATCATGCACTACATATATATCATCGCCCTTGTATCCAGCATAAAGCATGATATGCCCTGGCAGATGCACAAGCGTAAGATATGGCACACCTTTTTCTTTTATCTCTTTTGTCTTAGCGGCGTTACTAAGTCCTTTTAGATTGATCTTCTCTCCCATATTTGCTTGAGCCCTTGAGTTTCTAGGCAGCCACACGCCAAAGCTTGCTAGCAAGTCTTTTGTAAAAAGCGAGCAGTCTCTTAGCTTATCCACCCCGCCCCAGCCATAAGGCTGAGTAAGAAGCGAACTAAGAATTGTCTTTAAATTTGAGTCATTAAATTTAAGTGGAAAAAGGGCGCTAAAAGACTTTGGGAGGACAAACTCCCTAAGCATATTTCTTACATAAATTTTGCCGTAGTAGTTTTTGTCGTCTTGCGCCAAAACTGGCAGTATCGCGCCGACACGTGAGTAAAATAAAAAGTTTCCACCCTTGTCATAAACTGGCATTTTGTCGGTTTTTATCGTGACAAAGCTTGATTTTTGATAGGCAAGTGCCTCTTCATCGCTTATAAATTTGATATCTTCAACCTTCACCCAGCCCCAAACCGCATCATCACTCACAAACGCCCATGCCCTATCTTTTGAGAGGTGCGATACAAAGAGCGGATGAGCGATGCTTAGGGTTGATTCTTGCAAATAATCAAACGGATATCCCTCGCCTGGAGTTTGCGGATTTAAAAATATCGGCTCATCGGTTGGAAAATTTCTTAAAGCTGTGTTTGCCGAAGTTAGAGCATAAGCAGAAATGCTTGAAAGAGCTGAAAAATTTGCATTATCCTTTTGTGCGTCAAACCAGCTTTGAGGTATCTGTCTAAAATTTGAACCAAAATACTTTCTCTTTTCGCTTGGCTTATATATATTAAATGCCCAAAAGACATCGTTTGGATTAAATTTTACACCCCTTAATGTAAAAACCTTAAACCTTCTTTTTAAAATTTCTTCTTGGTCAAAGCTTGCACTTTGCATATTTTGCGGTAGCGACGAGGCATCTTGCTTCATTTCAAAATCAAGCAAACTAATGCGTTCATTTGGCTTATATACATTTTCATCTGGTAAAGAATTTTGCACACTTGGCTTTGGCTGGGTCTGTGAACATCCCAAAAATAAAGCAACACTAAATGCTAAAAATATACCCTTTTTCAATTTTTTTCCTTATCCTTAAAAATAGCTTCTACAATCAAAACAAAAATATAAAACATCTTTTCATCGTTATTTTTACAAATTTGTTTCATAGTCTCATTCACGCTTTTTACTTTTATGTCATTTGACCTTAAAATTTCTACAATATCAGAGCCAAATTTCTTTGAAAGCTCGCCCACTTTTACATCATTTAAAGCATTTAAAAACCTAGTTGTATTGCAGTCCATCTGCACTGGCTTGTTATTTAAGATATTTTTAAACTCAAGGCTTAGCTTCTTTAACTTTTTCTTTTTAACATAACTATGAATAATCGTCAAAACAACCAAACTAAAGCCAAAGAAAATGTGTAAATTCAGAGAATTTTCACTCATCTCCCCATTCAAGAAAAGAATGCCGCTCATAAAAAGACCGATCACACAGATAAAAAGTAGCAACAAGATGATGTACTTAAAAATCACCTCAAGTATAATGTTGTCTTTTAGCCTATCAAACATCAAACCCTACTATCTCTTCTTCGCTGTAAACTAAAATTTTATTTTCTTTTAGTAGTTTTGCTGTGATGCCATCGCCTAAAATAAGCCTCTTACTAAAACTTCCGTCATAAATTTGTCCACTTCCACAACTTGGGCTTTTTGATTTTAAAATAGCCTTTTTGCAGCCATTTAGTTTGGCTATCTTTAGGCAAATTTCTGCTCCATTTTTGAAATTTTTACTCACATCTTTACCTGAAAATTTACAAACAACCGCACCATTTTTCATCTCAGCCGGTTCCCTTGGCGTGCTAAGCCCACCGTAAACTTCAGGACAAACAAAAAGCAAATGATATCTCTTTGAAATTTCATCTAAAATGGCTCTATCTAAGAGATTATTTTCGCCATTAAATTTGCAGTTTATGCCAGCAAGGCAGGCGCTTATTAAAACCTTTTCTCTCAAAGCCCGGCTTCTTTTAAAAGCTCGCTAGCATAAATTTCACGAAGTTTGCTTGAGATTTCGCCCACTTTTGCGCCGTTTATCGCCTTGCCGTCAGCATAGATGACTGGCAAAAGGATGAGCGTAGCAGCCGAGATAAAGACTTCATCAGCGCCATAAACCTCGTCCATGCTAAATTTACGCTCTTCTATCTTTAGTCCGATATCTTTAGCGATCCTTAAAAGCCTCATGCGGCGGATCCCTGGCAAGATTTCATTTGAAAGCGGCTTGGTGATGAGGGTTTTATCTTTGATGATAAAAGCGCTCGAGCTACAGCCCTCCGTGACAAAGCCATTTTCGACCATAAAGCCCTCGTCCGCGCCCTTTTTATGAGCCTCATTTTTAGCGTAGCACTGAGCTAGAAGCGAGATCGACTTAATGTCGCGTCTTTTCCACCTGATGTCCTCGACGCTTACCACTTTTATGCCAGTTTTTGCAGCAGGATTGTTTAAAATTTCACTCTCGTAGCAAAAGATAAAGACGCTTGGTGTTAAATTTTCCATAAAATAGAAATTTCTAAACGCCACGCCTCTTGTTACTTGCATGTAAATTCCGCCTTCTTTTAAGGAGTTTTTGGAGATTATCTCGTTTAAAA harbors:
- a CDS encoding SH3 domain-containing protein, with the translated sequence MKKGIFLAFSVALFLGCSQTQPKPSVQNSLPDENVYKPNERISLLDFEMKQDASSLPQNMQSASFDQEEILKRRFKVFTLRGVKFNPNDVFWAFNIYKPSEKRKYFGSNFRQIPQSWFDAQKDNANFSALSSISAYALTSANTALRNFPTDEPIFLNPQTPGEGYPFDYLQESTLSIAHPLFVSHLSKDRAWAFVSDDAVWGWVKVEDIKFISDEEALAYQKSSFVTIKTDKMPVYDKGGNFLFYSRVGAILPVLAQDDKNYYGKIYVRNMLREFVLPKSFSALFPLKFNDSNLKTILSSLLTQPYGWGGVDKLRDCSLFTKDLLASFGVWLPRNSRAQANMGEKINLKGLSNAAKTKEIKEKGVPYLTLVHLPGHIMLYAGYKGDDIYVVHDAWGLKTENNGRALIGATAVTTLNIGQNRSDIQNSNLLISKVDSINVIKPENVISDKARKISALQRAYGVKVEDNLVKLGDGTIFVYDDFKQKDDECSIGADIEDMNALDYAAFSPLSTALSDAGRCRNYEFLGKIYGSSESEVKANLVNVIWLKDFLNLPLKFNSKNGAAAALQDVSNELNDMVKSDASLLEYLKNLGGTFKWRVIAGTNRLSPHSYGIAIDINVKKSHYWQWSKGYENLIPEKIVRVFEKHKFIWGGRWKHFDTMHFEYRPEMFE
- a CDS encoding D-amino acid aminotransferase, with product MVDQALQTVFLNGEFLQKDEAKVSAFDRGFIFGDGIYEVVPVINSKMVDKDGFWARFERSLNEIDISLPYEKEKFEAILNEIISKNSLKEGGIYMQVTRGVAFRNFYFMENLTPSVFIFCYESEILNNPAAKTGIKVVSVEDIRWKRRDIKSISLLAQCYAKNEAHKKGADEGFMVENGFVTEGCSSSAFIIKDKTLITKPLSNEILPGIRRMRLLRIAKDIGLKIEERKFSMDEVYGADEVFISAATLILLPVIYADGKAINGAKVGEISSKLREIYASELLKEAGL
- a CDS encoding DUF523 domain-containing protein yields the protein MREKVLISACLAGINCKFNGENNLLDRAILDEISKRYHLLFVCPEVYGGLSTPREPAEMKNGAVVCKFSGKDVSKNFKNGAEICLKIAKLNGCKKAILKSKSPSCGSGQIYDGSFSKRLILGDGITAKLLKENKILVYSEEEIVGFDV
- a CDS encoding chemotaxis protein, whose product is MFDRLKDNIILEVIFKYIILLLLFICVIGLFMSGILFLNGEMSENSLNLHIFFGFSLVVLTIIHSYVKKKKLKKLSLEFKNILNNKPVQMDCNTTRFLNALNDVKVGELSKKFGSDIVEILRSNDIKVKSVNETMKQICKNNDEKMFYIFVLIVEAIFKDKEKN
- the lolA gene encoding LolA-like outer membrane lipoprotein chaperone, whose translation is MRKFLVASLVAVCSFGAGLNFKSLQSDFTQTVFSEGKSINYKGRFYAKNDNTALWIYESPTPKRIYFNKERVIVIEDELEQAIISKLDDTPNLTQVLAHAEQIQPTLYKAIYDGVEYFITIKNTLPTTIDYKDKLSNKIKITLSNPVKDALIPQETLTPVIPQGYDIVNQ
- a CDS encoding ATP-dependent DNA helicase, whose protein sequence is MKEQILEILSRSNVFLTGGGGVGKSYLTASVIRHYKENFKNVIILGSTGISAVSLGGVSLHSFFKFGYCKDYEELRRFDYHQKDKLSKLRNMLDACDLLVIDEISMVSSDLMEMIRYRLLTSKFKGRVLIVGDFYQLPPVQREQNENRLFNFLYAFNSSAWEDMKFTNVELLVSKRTNDLKFYEILSRLRVGELDDEIMSYIESLRVTKIEPDDDTSVLFGRNAEAEMLNQKRLSELDTPLEISNSDVSILDENLDKKEFEKWANTLNISRDLEMKIGAKIIFTSNKWGEYYNGEQGKIMQILKENGIISSVIVKKDSGEICEIEKAAYIFSSLNLNEDEIEENVQASLYQFPFKLAYALTIHKSQGMSINSLICNINHIFAKGQLYVALSRAVSPKNLKLFYDKKSDFRQHLRKVVKIDDEVKKFYQENVFLHIKENL